One genomic segment of Pseudoalteromonas sp. GCY includes these proteins:
- a CDS encoding UDP-N-acetylglucosamine 2-epimerase produces the protein MPKHYLFYIEQPYSFAILRPIQNAIRANGDVVKWFLKGKDVNSSSLAPDEAELLSVEDVKAFNPRAVFVPGNVVPDFFPGAKVQVFHGLEYKKKGHFGIRGFFDLYCTHGPITTAPFNQLAQKHGYFSVIETGWPKLDPYFDYIKQENEKPVILYAPTFSPNLTSLEALHAQIKQLAESGKYKVQLKFHPKTKLQWQQMYMELETISDFEIAGNDNLIPLIQQADVVISDTSSAVDESLLIGKPVITFNNHRPQDALINITEAGQLSEAVEQALNLSEAQSEHIEQYIQQVHPYRDGKSAERILAATETVIAAGLKRKPLNLLRRYKIRKALNYMKIK, from the coding sequence ATGCCTAAACATTATCTTTTCTACATTGAGCAGCCATATAGCTTTGCCATTCTGAGACCTATCCAAAACGCTATCCGTGCTAACGGTGACGTGGTGAAGTGGTTTTTAAAAGGTAAAGATGTAAACTCAAGTTCACTTGCACCAGACGAAGCGGAGTTACTGAGCGTAGAGGACGTCAAGGCGTTTAATCCTAGAGCAGTATTTGTACCTGGAAACGTTGTTCCTGACTTTTTTCCAGGCGCCAAAGTGCAAGTATTTCACGGGTTAGAATATAAAAAGAAAGGTCACTTTGGGATCCGTGGTTTCTTCGACTTGTATTGTACTCATGGCCCAATTACCACCGCGCCATTTAACCAACTCGCACAAAAGCATGGTTATTTCTCGGTGATTGAAACTGGCTGGCCAAAACTCGACCCTTATTTTGATTACATCAAGCAAGAGAATGAAAAGCCAGTCATACTGTACGCTCCCACTTTTTCACCAAACCTCACATCGCTTGAAGCATTACATGCACAAATCAAACAGCTCGCAGAGTCAGGAAAATACAAAGTCCAACTTAAGTTTCATCCTAAGACGAAACTGCAGTGGCAACAGATGTATATGGAACTTGAAACCATCAGCGACTTTGAAATTGCCGGGAATGACAATCTTATTCCACTCATTCAGCAAGCCGATGTGGTGATTTCTGATACCTCTAGCGCCGTTGATGAGTCACTATTAATTGGTAAACCGGTTATCACTTTTAATAATCACCGACCTCAAGATGCCTTAATCAATATTACCGAAGCAGGCCAATTATCTGAAGCGGTTGAACAAGCACTTAATCTATCTGAGGCACAAAGTGAACATATTGAGCAATATATTCAGCAAGTGCACCCTTACCGCGATGGTAAAAGCGCCGAGCGCATACTCGCGGCAACAGAGACTGTAATTGCTGCTGGATTAAAGCGTAAACCACTTAATTTATTGAGGCGCTATAAAATACGTAAAGCGCTGAATTACATGAAGATAAAGTAA
- a CDS encoding NAD(P)H-dependent flavin oxidoreductase, producing MKTAITELFGIEKPIILPGMSWISVPELVAAVSNAGGLGILATGPLSQDETRQAIRKIRELTAKPFGIGVTLMMPGAKENAKIALEEQVPVINFSLGKGDWLVQAAKAYGGKVIATVVTQKHALAAQKSGVDALLVTGHEAAAHGGEVTSLCLVPSIVDIVDIPVIAAGGFADGRGLIAALALGAEGVAMGSRFATSKESPLHQHVKDTVVEKDVEQTIYSKNFDGLYARVMKTPMAEKATRRPMNFFMATIKSFKAAKMVDMPLWKLLLGLLSQFDKIKMLSLFGAATEKLEAATIHGDLDHGVQFIGQSQGLIREIESVQTLMDNMMAQATEVHSRIGNSTAK from the coding sequence ATGAAAACTGCTATCACCGAATTATTTGGCATCGAAAAACCCATTATATTACCCGGCATGAGCTGGATTTCTGTCCCTGAGCTTGTTGCGGCAGTGAGCAATGCTGGTGGCTTAGGTATTTTAGCCACGGGCCCGCTCAGTCAGGACGAGACACGTCAAGCAATACGGAAAATTCGTGAACTCACCGCCAAGCCTTTTGGTATTGGTGTAACGTTAATGATGCCAGGCGCCAAAGAAAATGCCAAAATCGCATTAGAAGAGCAAGTGCCTGTTATCAATTTTTCTTTAGGAAAAGGCGATTGGCTAGTGCAGGCGGCTAAAGCTTACGGCGGAAAAGTCATTGCCACTGTGGTGACGCAAAAGCATGCATTAGCAGCACAAAAATCTGGCGTTGATGCGCTATTAGTTACAGGTCATGAGGCCGCAGCCCATGGTGGTGAAGTAACTTCACTGTGTTTAGTGCCGAGCATAGTCGATATTGTCGATATACCTGTGATTGCCGCGGGGGGATTTGCCGATGGTCGAGGACTTATCGCCGCGCTAGCTCTTGGCGCAGAGGGCGTTGCGATGGGCTCTCGTTTTGCAACATCTAAAGAAAGCCCTTTGCATCAACATGTCAAAGATACTGTAGTGGAAAAAGACGTTGAACAGACGATTTACTCCAAAAACTTCGATGGTCTTTATGCTCGAGTAATGAAAACCCCCATGGCTGAAAAGGCAACGCGCCGCCCGATGAACTTTTTCATGGCCACCATAAAATCATTCAAGGCCGCCAAAATGGTCGACATGCCCTTATGGAAGCTACTACTAGGACTGTTATCTCAATTCGATAAAATTAAGATGCTGTCGCTCTTTGGTGCCGCCACCGAAAAGCTTGAAGCCGCCACAATCCACGGAGATTTAGACCATGGAGTGCAGTTTATTGGTCAATCTCAAGGCTTAATTCGAGAAATCGAATCAGTACAAACCTTAATGGATAACATGATGGCTCAAGCCACTGAGGTGCATTCACGTATCGGCAACAGTACAGCTAAGTAA
- the pgsB gene encoding poly-gamma-glutamate synthase PgsB has product MSAKALKSQLEALFFAETEKFWLNLYQHKYSALIDELCAWELLYNRPENEDETDWLVLQSIAFLRHKIETLHEQILLVEVSHTGFVQRIAKSEFASEKELHIIAYAQELGATKVVLEQDKKAFSRWFDEGAVVARYQHQVAAIEQQIKFLIAKLGALTNRYLRAHHDTLENAWQRLDLQPFCLNLLDHSQNQHIRHGLIRALVNMVATLNNFEVDPELDAELIAKLIELLESDNMPYQATVDILEILIHQRPTFIRAYMWALLEEANDIENSQQVDAEVLYILSIFPKIIVSQPKLTEKDLNMLGALSEHTLPRVRQVTLEFVEFYPTQFAKELIANRFEQESENAVRFTLIKQLSADRFCQHDFSFLLWQRVLTGDFSMPLKRLALEQSARIMLNMQLESDQVDLCFKRFIDTLNDCLSNETSIAVCRYITRAREQLGSFYHQAIIAQLNASLEANEQSDALATWSRDELGRSLSYIAQRGQSLNASKTKAGWRIQQGYRQARRLWRVIHEIRQPSTDKRQSYSHTKAKKPSVSIHVPSCTTAEISETKVPGELLFNIAEQTSRPHLPLLDFLLSVLTNDHSKEDAKTYTPDGILAVTPPSTLWRRLKAYWTITWQFAELDRLRKGNELEQGKYLDALNTLGFSLRFSAYGDIAETSFPVAKDIQQLYTRSGATSALLTIWSSFKEYVDAIYQNSISQLVFFVLAFISYFWTRHIYVSKRIKQNRKHIPVSIGGWGTRGKSGTERLKSALFSSLALRVVSKTTGCEAMLIYSKISGEQYEIPLFRPFDKASIWEQADVLHFAKQVKADVFLWECMGLNPRYVKILVRWMKDNFATITNAYPDHEDILGPTGLDVAKEMSAFLGYNTQVFTAEQNMASVLNLAAEQKNTSLIQIHWGDGYQITPDILAKYPYVEHPDNIALVCKMAQYIGINKDYVFKETASRVIPDVGVLQQFTTAKIGAISQSFINSMSANERLATIENWKRLNIVEQGKQGQIVALINNRNDRVARSQVFANILANDLHFDAVVVIGTNIDGFFKYFMVALENLLHNIFSNNDHNALRDLLTRFRLTLSRDALIASLNTTADKLPESAFSSIDSLQSQLNNEDDTHRLTLKRFEAWTIAQSLLEAEDLSTMLSQTTALAEQLATLKCTLVHDSDIKPDALNQVIAKQALPNEHQIIVGMQNIKGAGLGYVYMWQKWQLFNQHCERLSRRSVTQTEFRNGLSRILQQEELSALECQYLADKLDLFEALPNAQSEFSQAELTQIKRKLEQQTQRLESKDNTQARSPLTRFLSKLVESFLDAGAAVKRKKIAIQVYKDIADFRITIEKATLILSELNRSQKPGWLKLQNGKRRKK; this is encoded by the coding sequence ATGAGCGCTAAAGCCTTAAAGAGTCAATTAGAAGCCTTATTTTTTGCCGAAACTGAAAAGTTTTGGCTGAACCTGTATCAACATAAATACAGTGCGTTGATCGACGAATTATGTGCATGGGAACTACTCTACAATCGCCCTGAAAACGAGGATGAAACCGACTGGCTCGTGCTTCAATCTATCGCCTTTTTGAGGCATAAGATTGAGACCTTACATGAACAAATCTTGCTGGTCGAGGTATCCCACACCGGATTTGTACAGCGCATTGCTAAGTCTGAATTTGCCAGCGAAAAAGAGCTACATATTATCGCCTACGCTCAGGAGCTAGGGGCGACTAAAGTCGTATTAGAGCAAGACAAAAAAGCATTTTCACGATGGTTTGACGAAGGCGCTGTAGTTGCTCGATATCAACATCAAGTTGCCGCGATTGAACAACAGATTAAGTTTTTAATCGCCAAACTTGGTGCCTTAACTAATCGATATTTACGCGCACACCACGATACCCTAGAAAATGCCTGGCAACGCTTAGATTTACAACCGTTTTGCTTAAATTTACTCGACCATAGCCAAAATCAACATATTCGTCATGGTTTGATCCGTGCACTCGTCAATATGGTCGCAACCTTAAACAACTTTGAGGTCGACCCAGAATTAGACGCAGAGCTTATCGCCAAACTTATTGAGCTGCTTGAGTCTGACAACATGCCCTATCAGGCAACTGTCGATATTTTAGAGATCTTAATACATCAACGCCCCACCTTTATTCGCGCTTACATGTGGGCCTTGCTGGAAGAGGCGAACGACATTGAAAACAGTCAGCAAGTTGATGCCGAAGTACTCTATATTCTGAGTATCTTTCCTAAAATTATTGTCAGCCAACCAAAGCTTACAGAAAAAGATCTCAATATGCTTGGTGCACTAAGCGAGCATACCTTACCCAGAGTGCGTCAAGTTACGTTAGAGTTTGTCGAGTTTTATCCCACACAGTTTGCAAAAGAGTTAATCGCCAACCGGTTTGAGCAAGAGAGTGAAAATGCTGTGCGCTTCACCCTGATAAAACAGCTATCCGCCGACCGGTTTTGTCAACACGATTTTTCGTTTTTACTGTGGCAACGCGTACTCACCGGCGACTTTAGTATGCCGTTAAAGCGCTTAGCGCTTGAGCAAAGCGCGCGTATTATGCTGAATATGCAACTTGAATCAGATCAAGTCGATCTCTGCTTCAAACGGTTTATTGATACCTTAAATGACTGTTTATCGAACGAAACAAGCATCGCCGTTTGCCGTTATATCACCAGAGCCAGAGAGCAGCTAGGTAGCTTCTATCATCAAGCCATCATCGCGCAGCTCAATGCTTCTCTTGAAGCCAACGAACAAAGTGACGCACTGGCAACTTGGTCTCGTGATGAACTGGGCCGCTCACTTTCTTATATTGCACAGCGCGGTCAAAGTCTTAATGCCTCAAAAACAAAAGCTGGCTGGCGTATCCAACAAGGCTACCGTCAAGCAAGAAGATTATGGCGAGTAATACACGAAATAAGACAACCAAGTACCGATAAACGTCAAAGCTATTCCCATACCAAAGCGAAAAAGCCCAGCGTATCAATCCACGTCCCTAGCTGCACTACCGCGGAAATTAGCGAAACAAAAGTGCCGGGGGAGTTGCTCTTTAATATTGCCGAACAAACGAGTCGACCACATCTACCGTTACTCGACTTTTTACTAAGTGTACTGACCAATGACCATAGCAAAGAGGATGCCAAAACCTATACGCCGGATGGTATTTTAGCCGTTACTCCGCCATCGACTTTGTGGCGACGCCTTAAGGCGTACTGGACCATAACATGGCAGTTTGCAGAGCTAGACCGCTTACGAAAAGGCAACGAGCTTGAGCAAGGTAAGTATTTGGACGCACTTAACACGCTGGGATTTTCGCTGCGCTTTAGTGCCTATGGCGACATCGCAGAAACGTCATTTCCTGTCGCGAAAGACATTCAGCAACTTTATACTCGCTCTGGTGCAACCTCAGCGCTACTCACCATTTGGAGCAGTTTTAAAGAATACGTCGATGCCATTTATCAAAATAGTATTTCGCAGCTGGTTTTCTTTGTGCTTGCATTTATTAGCTACTTTTGGACTCGGCATATTTATGTCAGTAAAAGAATAAAGCAAAATCGAAAACACATTCCGGTGTCCATTGGCGGCTGGGGAACACGAGGAAAATCAGGAACCGAGAGGCTTAAGTCGGCTTTATTTAGCAGCTTGGCGCTGAGAGTCGTGAGCAAGACCACGGGCTGTGAAGCGATGCTTATCTATTCAAAAATTTCTGGTGAGCAATATGAGATCCCACTATTTCGGCCCTTCGACAAAGCGAGTATTTGGGAGCAAGCTGATGTACTACATTTTGCAAAACAGGTAAAAGCGGACGTTTTCCTGTGGGAGTGTATGGGCTTAAACCCAAGATATGTAAAAATTCTAGTTCGCTGGATGAAAGACAATTTTGCTACCATTACTAATGCCTACCCAGATCATGAAGATATTTTGGGCCCAACAGGCTTGGATGTGGCAAAAGAAATGTCTGCCTTTTTGGGCTACAACACCCAAGTGTTCACCGCCGAGCAGAATATGGCCTCCGTGCTCAACTTGGCGGCGGAGCAAAAAAATACTTCGCTCATTCAAATTCATTGGGGTGATGGGTATCAAATAACGCCTGACATTCTCGCAAAATACCCCTATGTTGAGCATCCGGACAACATCGCCCTGGTCTGTAAAATGGCGCAATATATTGGCATCAATAAAGACTATGTGTTCAAAGAAACGGCTTCTAGGGTTATTCCCGATGTTGGCGTGCTTCAGCAATTTACGACCGCAAAGATCGGTGCAATCAGTCAAAGCTTTATCAACAGCATGTCTGCCAACGAACGCCTAGCAACGATAGAAAACTGGAAACGCTTAAACATTGTCGAACAGGGAAAGCAGGGGCAAATTGTTGCACTAATTAATAATCGTAACGACCGTGTAGCGCGCTCGCAAGTATTTGCGAACATTCTGGCCAATGATCTGCATTTTGATGCCGTTGTGGTGATCGGCACCAATATCGATGGTTTCTTTAAGTACTTTATGGTTGCACTGGAAAACCTCTTACACAATATTTTCAGCAATAACGACCACAATGCGCTACGCGATTTACTCACGCGCTTTAGGCTCACATTATCGCGAGATGCGCTTATCGCATCATTAAATACTACGGCAGACAAGCTGCCTGAGTCTGCGTTTTCAAGTATCGACTCTCTGCAGTCGCAACTTAATAACGAAGACGACACACACCGGCTCACACTAAAGCGTTTTGAAGCGTGGACAATTGCCCAGTCGCTTTTGGAAGCTGAAGACCTGAGCACTATGCTTTCGCAAACAACTGCGCTTGCAGAGCAACTTGCCACACTCAAATGTACATTAGTGCATGATAGCGACATCAAGCCTGATGCCTTAAATCAAGTCATTGCCAAACAAGCACTGCCAAATGAGCATCAAATTATCGTCGGCATGCAAAATATCAAAGGAGCGGGATTAGGCTATGTGTACATGTGGCAAAAGTGGCAGTTATTTAATCAGCATTGCGAGCGTCTAAGCCGCCGAAGCGTGACACAAACTGAGTTTAGAAATGGCTTAAGTAGAATTTTACAACAAGAGGAGCTCAGCGCGCTTGAATGTCAATACTTAGCTGACAAGCTCGACTTGTTCGAAGCGTTGCCCAATGCCCAAAGTGAATTTAGCCAAGCCGAATTAACGCAAATAAAGCGCAAACTAGAGCAACAAACACAACGCTTAGAAAGTAAGGATAATACCCAAGCTCGCTCGCCTCTAACACGCTTTTTGAGTAAATTGGTCGAGTCATTTTTAGACGCCGGCGCGGCGGTAAAAAGGAAGAAAATCGCAATTCAGGTATACAAAGATATCGCCGACTTTAGGATCACAATAGAAAAGGCAACCCTCATTTTAAGTGAATTAAATCGTTCGCAAAAACCAGGATGGCTAAAGTTACAAAATGGTAAGCGCCGTAAAAAATAG